One Syntrophales bacterium DNA window includes the following coding sequences:
- a CDS encoding Bro-N domain-containing protein — MGKILAIFKGKGIRKVLHNDEWWFSIIDVVVALTESANPRDYWSKMKIRIKSDDGLELSTICRQFKLPAPDGKQRETDCANTEGLFRIIQSIPAPKSEPFKRWLAKVGYERVQEIEDPELATKRTKALYQTKGYSDDWIEKRVRGIAIRAELTDEWKKRQVGKEREHDILTAEISKATFSVTPSEYKDFKGLKRENLRDHMNDLELIFSMLGEAATTEITKTQDAQGFDENRTAAQKGGRIAGDARVKLEKETKNLVVSKENYLDAPEKRKRGRSKSIRA; from the coding sequence ATGGGAAAAATACTTGCTATTTTCAAAGGTAAAGGGATCAGAAAGGTCCTCCATAACGATGAGTGGTGGTTTTCGATCATTGATGTTGTGGTAGCGCTTACTGAAAGTGCTAATCCGCGCGACTATTGGTCCAAGATGAAAATCAGGATTAAGAGTGATGATGGACTCGAACTGTCGACAATTTGTCGACAGTTCAAATTGCCCGCGCCGGATGGAAAACAGCGCGAAACGGATTGTGCCAACACGGAAGGACTTTTCCGCATCATTCAGTCGATTCCCGCTCCTAAGTCCGAACCATTCAAACGCTGGCTGGCAAAAGTCGGTTACGAGCGCGTGCAGGAAATCGAAGACCCGGAGCTGGCCACAAAAAGAACAAAAGCGCTGTACCAGACCAAGGGATATTCCGACGACTGGATCGAAAAACGGGTGCGCGGAATTGCCATCCGGGCCGAACTGACTGACGAATGGAAGAAACGGCAAGTTGGGAAAGAGCGAGAGCATGACATTCTGACAGCAGAAATCTCCAAGGCCACCTTCAGCGTTACACCGTCTGAGTATAAAGATTTTAAGGGGCTGAAACGTGAAAATCTGCGGGATCACATGAACGATCTGGAATTAATTTTTTCGATGCTTGGTGAGGCCGCGACGACAGAAATCACCAAAACACAAGACGCCCAGGGTTTTGACGAAAACCGCACCGCCGCCCAAAAAGGCGGCCGGATCGCCGGAGACGCCCGCGTAAAGCTCGAAAAAGAAACAAAAAATCTGGTTGTCTCAAAAGAAAACTACCTGGATGCGCCGGAAAAGAGAAAGCGAGGAAGGTCGAAATCAATACGCGCGTGA